Proteins from a genomic interval of Gadus morhua chromosome 19, gadMor3.0, whole genome shotgun sequence:
- the LOC115532198 gene encoding uncharacterized protein LOC115532198, producing MFSRAPLGGQDGHFTGTSPRHQSPKRKELPKQRSHSPKVDRDTWGKLQSLAEPGSHEPPRHQTSLEIKPTNQTSFTCGPLKRDPSAGLQGFPSCQGHKGRLGPPVLGFLELSRGGPLKAPCTVHVDPSTPDPPDLTPSGETSSSDCQDGIGVVEDNIPRNEEEDEEEGDDEGEGEGSDNIVHHILKELRGINKIQEEISDLRDYLTSVRGSVDEVSCCVDAVLSEIGELYSGGAAEPEPKPLLSKTARVRRGSLGRQNAIETPQCTAISPLLNRCEWGKEAGLVPTHRSPKQLRESLSPRRAKQPEPNGSGHSPRNQPSVPGAADLCCLEHHCGHHYLSTSSLSSCHSSVCQQRSDRFQPAADRLYDGWDSVVRKPSVRRGEGAWNEEDMFSCTNSGDCSEMWDRWTTETQSSNAGQSSHSSSEHPSLLFSQHYNSPAGSSVYLGWRPQGEDTNLECDCAANCLFSRSSGYHTMGAFADDRSLGAFRSLSCSTLLLTDCDESYLERDSPRGTCHSSARTLARSAESLDREWTYDCFVPRDSGVPVELKSGGQRSLDGLENATETLAAASFDIMTLSKAVLTFKSAFKGAFKKMDGTDSEFDIDVTGFVPEAAPSPGSASPELHGVDVFPSQNAKGKSNPPQNPTEQDAPARGFGELSDYLHCGQTIENSSSSPQKSPNEATLPAGPLIQRHSIELSQSTAEVPTCDGDGEASVKDPTLDTSSNDKDGSLVVGPAVSQGLGRSGSGLIPIEEDCAMDEKEHKRPEDVGHRERIANFQRILREKRQTQRLSRCYTGSHGSHGSQGSQGSYSLEDFNQGTNLQRFPLRHSSYVHST from the coding sequence ATGTTCTCCAGAGCGCCTCTCGGTGGACAGGATGGGCATTTCACCGGCACCTCCCCCCGTCACCAGTCCCCCAAGAGGAAGGAGCTGCCCAAGCAGAGATCCCATAGCCCTAAGGTGGACCGGGACACTTGGGGGAAGCTGCAGTCCCTGGCGGAACCGGGGAGCCACGAGCCTCCTCGCCACCAGACTTCGCTCGAGAtcaaaccaaccaatcagacgtcgTTCACCTGTGGACCTCTAAAGAGAGACCCATCGGCAGGGCTCCAGGGGTTCCCCAGCTGCCAAGGTCATAAAGGGCGTCTTGGCCCACCCGTATTAGGGTTTCTTGAGCTGAGTCGAGGCGGTCCACTGAAGGCCCCTTGTACCGTTCACGTGGACCCCTCCACCCCCGATCCCCCGGACCTCACCCCGTCGGGGGAAACTAGCAGCTCTGACTGCCAAGATGGCATCGGAGTGGTGGAGGACAACATACCCAGGAATgaagaagaagacgaggaggagggagatgatgAAGGAGAAGGTGAAGGCTCCGACAACATAGTACACCACATCCTGAAGGAACTGAGAGGCATCAACAAAATCCAGGAGGAAATCTCGGACCTGAGGGACTATCTGACATCGGTGCGGGGGTCGGTGGACGAGGTGTCCTGCTGTGTGGACGCCGTGCTCAGCGAGATAGGGGAGCTGTACTCGGGCGGCGCAGCTGAACCGGAGCCCAAACCCCTTCTCTCCAAGACGGCGAGAGTCAGAAGAGGCAGCCTCGGCAGACAGAACGCCATCGAAACCCCCCAATGCACCGCCATCAGTCCTCTCTTGAACCGCTGTGAGTGGGGCAAAGAAGCCGGACTCGTACCCACCCACAGATCTCCTAAACAGTTGAGAGAAAGCCTGAGCCCTCGTAGGGCAAAGCAACCGGAGCCCAATGGCTCAGGTCACAGCCCAAGGAATCAACCTTCTGTTCCCGGGGCGGCCGACCTGTGTTGCCTGGAGCATCATTGTGGCCACCACTACCTGAGCACCAGCTCCCTGTCCTCGTGCCACAGCTCCGTCTGTCAACAAAGGAGCGACCGATTCCAGCCAGCCGCCGATCGACTCTACGATGGCTGGGACTCTGTTGTCAGGAAACCAAGTGTGCGGCGTGGCGAAGGGGCGTGGAACGAGGAGGACATGTTTTCGTGCACTAACAGCGGGGACTGCTCGGAGATGTGGGACAGATGGACGACAGAGACCCAGAGCAGCAATGCTGGTCAATCGTCCCACAGCAGCTCAGAGCATCCTTCGCTGTTGTTCAGCCAACATTACAACTCCCCCGCCGGCTCCTCTGTTTACCTGGGCTGGAGGCCCCAGGGCGAAGACACCAACCTGGAGTGCGACTGTGCAGCCAACTGCCTGTTCTCGCGGAGCTCCGGGTACCACACCATGGGCGCGTTCGCGGATGACCGGAGCCTCGGCGCCTTCAGGAGCCTGAGCTGTTCGACCCTGCTGCTCACGGACTGCGACGAGAGCTACCTGGAGAGGGACTCGCCCCGGGGCACCTGCCACTCCTCGGCCCGCACCCTGGCTCGTTCTGCCGAGAGCCTGGACAGGGAGTGGACCTATGACTGCTTCGTGCCCAGGGACAGTGGTGTCCCTGTTGAGCTGAAGTCGGGCGGCCAGCGCTCTTTAGACGGTCTGGAGAACGCGACGGAGACCCTCGCCGCTGCTAGCTTCGACATCATGACTTTGAGCAAGGCAGTGCTCACGTTCAAGTCGGCTTTCAAAGGGGCTTTCAAAAAGATGGACGGAACCGACTCAGAATTTGACATCGATGTCACTGGGTTTGTGCCTGAGGCAGCTCCCTCTCCAGGGAGTGCATCCCCTGAACTCCATGGGGTTGATGTGTTCCCATCCCAGAATGCAAAGGGAAAGAGTAATCCACCCCAGAACCCTACTGAGCAAGACGCTCCAGCAAGGGGATTTGGCGAGCTGTCAGATTATTTGCACTGTGGTCAAACAATTGAGAATTCAAGCAGTTCTCCTCAAAAATCCCCCAATGAAGCGACTCTCCCCGCCGGTCCCCTAATCCAGCGTCACTCCATCGAGCTCTCGCAGAGTACAGCAGAGGTCCCGACCTGTGACGGGGACGGAGAGGCGTCTGTCAAGGATCCCACCCTGGACACAAGCTCAAACGACAAGGATGGCAGCCTTGTGGTGGGACCAGCAGTATCTCAGGGGCTGGGTCGGAGTGGGTCAGGTTTGATCCCCATAGAGGAAGACTGTGCCATGGACGAGAAGGAGCACAAAAGGCCCGAGGATGTTGGCCATAGAGAACGCATCGCCAACTTCCAGCGTATTCTAAGGGAAAAGAGGCAGACCCAAAGACTGTCCCGGTGTTATACTGGGTCGCATGGCTCACATGGCTCACAGGGGTCCCAAGGGTCCTATTCTCTGGAGGATTTTAACCAAGGTACTAACCTACAGAGATTTCCCTTACGTCACAGTAGTTACGTTCATTCAACTTAG